A window from Cellulomonas sp. C5510 encodes these proteins:
- a CDS encoding sacsin N-terminal ATP-binding-like domain-containing protein produces the protein MPGIGVETRIVAATAQLDADHFKARVQDRADSEARMYLAGQAYDNPMTREQKDLIEGVLAPEYAGRTVLELLQNGHDAHDSGRTDGYLEVVLDLSEGEHGTLYAVNGGIPVGDTNFARICGTGLSPKRPDQGIGNKGIGFKSVLQFTEAPEVYSARAEGVPGLDGYRFRFATPGDFDAIADRVGPDQPGLADELRSNLAALRVPVPLSDAVPPAVARYAERGVSTVVRLPLRSAAAQSDALQQINEISGSAAPFNLFLRRVSTIGLAVVDGDKTVTEAGLLRSTKNPRWSRALRRRGVHATELRLADRSRYLLATLEIPERTFLDAVQRSCDAGELNESWREWRGNAAVDVAVPLDHALDQGLLYTFLPMGPQATAPLPAFVNAPFAPRADRRSLSEAVAVNSALLDALATLCARLLVAGTTGEAAIPATVLVDLATWAPAHLKRIEAALKEEGADLWELQFLPRLGFKRDRTSLAEAYHWSFDGKVMNAATVARAATEHFVDPNIGDTRLAHLDRMLESHGWPLEPDDDTVGACVEAVASHLMDRSATPATWANFYDDLAALDAPAKPLKGRRIVIDDAGALTAVGGDGSDGPVLYFSPQQTDDNGPAVPIPNALATRFRFASSDVPTRLGKHGRGLRPGREWLERHGLVREYRTDTVLQAVGVAMAAIAEKDNHNGELWSCLSFAASLVSRASRDVSEKALRSARLLVPCAAGWRVAEDAVFGLGWGGPHNRVDDRLSRLLSTLPDQSEALADVRDRLVREPDELALRSEADVAEWRVFLESIGVRHGLWPVDASRGTLALTGSELSHPGRSSLYVPGLDAATKADWIACAMTWPGRTPAYESVRYTSQQPIPVLPGQSAFESWPLPERRLYAELIIAGLDSWPEAALRMQFTRAHSDPRGASWPTPLHAFLASAPWVPQTRPNDRATVDLQRPSEAWWLAEAETPDFLPAQPGALRATSSPRVVERLQQLGVRLWDSRGTATARLDFLAERVALGHMAPIGRDAAAVRRAAETAWIEVADAGGPQVVPERVLVMSAGSLATLPLAQTTRPTLYIIDVDGTRQESLLAASPLSVLPVRDGRRGARLLAALRTAGCEAMGVSEVHLRARVDGIPVEAADAVPLIREPWEWLPNLLAAAADLRTRAVGRLSTASLRAALDRIEHTRLVVGRRVQVIVDDHEMTDDQPSSMIVPTDEGDLMVVGGVDRENRRAVLDAMSTSLALMISAPQLADTLRLACRDLLDLGGRGDPTAIATALNVGEDDVRASLDLVSGGHLDLSPYVRVVMCLDAELAATLLEAPGITTDPHLTSWLEDHLPDGTLSASDVRELAERGTDESIVERCAPSLPTVNQGLRALGFRPFRNADGQDRAFRAYLQGHAPRIRTELRERFRRADLTPDFLAGYVELRDRVTLISPDPEWAERHWALAATAMEARVQEWLDSEAPPRPSVTSGLPPVDETVAQAQKSLRSVLGRLPAIINAWIRANGAEAPTRSIEPAGLIAALTSSGRLDFGAPTPDELLASLQSDGAWPEVMPLATGLTALGLSQGDVAMARERLRIQETEEKAAKDAVHFAGEDFTGGDDELVRLYESVRSLPLGDLLEADPEPAALPYQDVGDPRRAAPHGSGGGAGGTGASQEKTKNVGLIGEVLVGRWIEHHFGQSMTETWQSSYRTLVLGDGKGSDSYGYDFRVVTPDKTLLIEVKASLSDDSQFQLGESEVRRAQDLQPGEEYRIVFVPFAGEPTLARLIPLPNPFAAGGLQRYRVLGRALRLRFALDLGE, from the coding sequence GTGCCAGGCATAGGCGTCGAGACGCGCATCGTCGCAGCAACCGCTCAACTGGACGCTGACCACTTCAAGGCGCGCGTGCAGGACCGGGCCGACTCCGAGGCCCGCATGTACCTGGCGGGCCAGGCGTACGACAACCCGATGACCCGGGAGCAGAAGGACCTCATCGAGGGTGTACTCGCACCGGAGTACGCGGGGCGGACGGTGCTCGAGCTTCTTCAGAACGGCCACGACGCGCACGACTCGGGGCGCACTGACGGCTATCTGGAGGTGGTGCTCGACCTGAGCGAAGGCGAGCACGGGACTCTCTACGCCGTGAACGGCGGCATCCCGGTTGGCGACACCAACTTCGCCCGGATCTGCGGCACGGGGCTCAGCCCGAAACGGCCGGACCAAGGCATTGGCAACAAAGGAATCGGGTTCAAGAGCGTCCTGCAGTTCACCGAAGCGCCGGAGGTATACAGCGCGCGGGCCGAGGGCGTTCCTGGCCTTGACGGCTACAGATTTCGCTTCGCCACCCCCGGCGACTTCGACGCAATTGCCGACCGCGTTGGACCTGACCAGCCAGGGCTTGCCGACGAGCTCAGAAGCAATCTCGCAGCGCTGCGCGTGCCAGTGCCGCTCTCCGATGCCGTGCCGCCTGCGGTCGCCCGCTACGCCGAGCGCGGCGTCTCGACCGTCGTGCGCCTGCCCCTCAGATCCGCCGCAGCTCAGAGCGACGCCCTCCAGCAGATCAATGAGATCTCCGGGAGCGCGGCACCGTTCAACCTCTTCCTTCGTCGGGTCTCCACGATCGGGCTCGCGGTGGTCGACGGTGACAAGACCGTCACCGAGGCCGGACTTCTCCGATCTACGAAGAATCCCCGCTGGTCCAGGGCTCTCCGCCGACGCGGTGTGCACGCCACCGAGCTTCGCCTTGCTGACCGATCGCGGTACCTCCTGGCGACTCTTGAGATCCCAGAGCGCACATTCTTGGATGCGGTACAGCGCAGTTGCGACGCAGGCGAACTGAACGAGTCCTGGCGCGAGTGGCGAGGGAACGCGGCGGTCGACGTTGCCGTGCCCCTCGACCACGCACTTGATCAAGGACTTCTCTACACGTTCCTACCGATGGGACCCCAAGCCACCGCACCGCTTCCTGCGTTCGTGAACGCACCCTTTGCTCCACGAGCGGATCGCCGCTCGCTCTCGGAGGCCGTAGCCGTCAACTCAGCCTTGCTCGACGCGCTCGCAACGCTCTGTGCCCGGCTACTCGTCGCAGGAACCACCGGCGAAGCCGCCATCCCGGCAACCGTCCTCGTGGACCTCGCGACCTGGGCGCCCGCCCACCTCAAGCGGATCGAGGCGGCTCTCAAGGAAGAAGGGGCTGACCTTTGGGAGCTGCAATTCCTTCCACGGCTGGGCTTCAAGCGGGACCGCACGTCACTGGCCGAGGCGTACCACTGGTCCTTCGATGGCAAGGTGATGAACGCTGCCACAGTCGCCCGGGCAGCGACTGAGCACTTCGTCGATCCCAACATTGGCGATACGCGCCTCGCGCATCTAGACAGGATGCTGGAGTCTCACGGGTGGCCGCTGGAGCCGGACGACGACACCGTGGGGGCCTGCGTCGAGGCGGTCGCGAGCCACCTGATGGATCGGTCCGCGACGCCGGCCACGTGGGCCAACTTCTACGACGACCTCGCCGCCCTTGACGCCCCGGCCAAGCCCCTTAAGGGCCGACGGATTGTCATCGACGACGCCGGAGCGCTGACTGCCGTCGGCGGTGATGGATCTGACGGCCCTGTCCTCTACTTCTCCCCCCAGCAGACAGACGACAACGGTCCAGCCGTCCCGATCCCGAACGCGCTCGCGACACGCTTCCGCTTTGCGTCGTCGGATGTGCCGACAAGGCTCGGGAAGCATGGCCGAGGCCTTCGTCCCGGGAGAGAGTGGCTGGAACGGCATGGCCTTGTCCGCGAGTATCGAACGGACACCGTCCTCCAGGCAGTCGGCGTTGCCATGGCCGCGATCGCCGAGAAGGACAACCACAACGGCGAACTGTGGTCCTGCTTGTCGTTCGCAGCGTCCCTGGTCTCTCGCGCATCCCGTGACGTCAGCGAGAAGGCTCTCAGGTCGGCACGCCTTCTCGTCCCCTGCGCCGCGGGCTGGCGCGTCGCCGAGGATGCGGTCTTCGGCCTCGGCTGGGGCGGGCCGCACAACCGGGTGGACGACCGACTCAGCCGTCTCCTCTCGACACTGCCAGATCAGTCCGAAGCCCTCGCAGATGTGCGGGATCGCCTGGTCCGGGAGCCTGACGAGCTGGCCCTCAGAAGTGAGGCCGATGTGGCCGAGTGGCGCGTCTTCCTTGAGTCCATCGGAGTCCGCCACGGGCTCTGGCCCGTCGATGCCTCGAGAGGAACACTTGCACTGACCGGTAGCGAGCTTTCGCACCCCGGAAGGTCGAGTCTGTACGTACCCGGCCTCGACGCCGCGACGAAGGCCGACTGGATCGCGTGCGCAATGACGTGGCCCGGACGCACGCCCGCCTACGAGAGCGTCCGATACACCTCGCAGCAACCGATTCCAGTCCTGCCCGGGCAGAGCGCGTTCGAGTCTTGGCCCCTCCCGGAACGACGGCTCTACGCCGAACTCATCATCGCCGGCCTAGACAGCTGGCCTGAGGCTGCGCTGCGGATGCAGTTCACAAGGGCGCACTCGGACCCGCGTGGGGCAAGCTGGCCGACGCCGCTGCACGCCTTCTTGGCCAGCGCCCCCTGGGTCCCGCAGACCCGCCCGAATGATCGCGCCACCGTGGACCTGCAACGGCCGAGCGAAGCCTGGTGGCTCGCCGAGGCGGAGACCCCTGACTTCCTACCCGCCCAGCCCGGGGCGCTCCGAGCCACGTCATCACCCCGCGTGGTGGAGCGCCTCCAGCAACTCGGAGTCCGCCTCTGGGACTCGAGAGGGACAGCCACCGCCCGGCTCGACTTCCTCGCGGAGCGGGTCGCGTTGGGGCATATGGCTCCGATCGGGCGGGACGCAGCTGCGGTGCGCAGAGCGGCCGAGACAGCCTGGATTGAGGTTGCCGATGCCGGTGGCCCGCAAGTGGTCCCCGAGCGCGTCCTCGTCATGAGCGCTGGGTCCCTCGCGACACTCCCGCTTGCTCAGACGACGCGACCCACGCTGTACATCATCGACGTCGATGGGACCCGCCAAGAGAGCCTGCTCGCCGCATCTCCGCTGAGCGTGCTTCCGGTCCGAGACGGTAGACGCGGAGCTCGGTTGCTTGCTGCCCTGCGCACAGCTGGCTGCGAGGCCATGGGTGTGTCGGAGGTGCACTTGCGGGCGCGCGTCGACGGCATACCTGTGGAGGCCGCCGACGCCGTCCCTCTCATCAGAGAACCTTGGGAGTGGCTCCCGAACCTCCTCGCAGCGGCCGCTGACTTGCGCACCCGAGCAGTCGGTCGACTGTCGACGGCCTCACTACGAGCAGCCTTGGACCGCATCGAGCACACCCGCCTCGTCGTTGGGCGGCGCGTCCAGGTAATCGTGGACGATCACGAGATGACGGACGATCAACCGTCTTCGATGATCGTCCCGACTGACGAGGGCGACCTGATGGTCGTCGGCGGCGTGGATCGGGAGAACCGTCGTGCAGTCCTCGATGCCATGTCGACCTCGCTCGCGCTCATGATCTCCGCCCCGCAGCTGGCCGACACCCTGCGCCTTGCCTGCCGCGACCTGCTCGACTTGGGCGGTCGGGGCGACCCCACCGCCATTGCGACCGCACTGAACGTCGGAGAGGACGATGTGCGCGCGTCGCTCGATCTTGTGTCAGGCGGACACCTGGACCTTTCGCCGTATGTTCGCGTCGTCATGTGTCTCGATGCCGAACTCGCCGCTACCCTCCTCGAGGCGCCGGGAATCACGACCGACCCACATCTGACGAGCTGGCTTGAGGACCACCTGCCCGATGGAACTCTCAGCGCGTCGGACGTCCGGGAGCTGGCGGAACGCGGAACGGACGAATCGATCGTTGAACGATGCGCGCCCTCACTCCCCACCGTGAACCAGGGACTTCGCGCCCTAGGCTTTAGGCCGTTCCGCAATGCCGATGGCCAGGACCGCGCGTTCCGGGCCTATCTCCAGGGGCATGCACCGCGAATCCGTACTGAACTGCGTGAACGCTTCCGCCGCGCCGATCTCACGCCCGACTTCCTGGCGGGGTATGTCGAACTCCGCGACAGGGTGACGCTCATCAGCCCCGACCCCGAGTGGGCTGAGCGGCACTGGGCACTGGCGGCAACGGCGATGGAGGCAAGGGTCCAGGAATGGCTCGACAGTGAGGCACCACCCCGTCCGTCGGTCACCTCCGGACTGCCGCCTGTAGATGAGACGGTCGCACAAGCACAGAAGAGCTTGCGCTCTGTCCTGGGTCGCTTGCCCGCCATCATCAACGCATGGATACGGGCGAACGGAGCTGAGGCCCCCACGCGCAGCATCGAACCCGCCGGCCTCATCGCGGCTCTGACGTCCTCCGGCCGACTGGACTTCGGGGCCCCAACGCCGGATGAGCTGCTTGCTTCCCTCCAGAGCGACGGGGCGTGGCCCGAGGTCATGCCGCTTGCGACTGGATTGACGGCGCTTGGACTCAGCCAGGGGGACGTCGCGATGGCGCGTGAGCGCCTGCGCATCCAGGAGACGGAAGAGAAGGCAGCGAAGGACGCTGTCCACTTCGCCGGTGAGGACTTCACCGGCGGCGACGACGAACTCGTCCGGCTCTACGAGTCGGTGCGCTCGCTCCCCCTTGGTGATCTCCTAGAGGCGGATCCTGAGCCTGCCGCACTGCCCTACCAAGACGTCGGTGACCCCCGCAGGGCTGCGCCCCACGGAAGCGGCGGCGGCGCGGGGGGCACTGGTGCGTCCCAGGAGAAGACCAAGAACGTCGGCCTCATCGGCGAGGTCCTTGTTGGCCGATGGATCGAGCACCACTTCGGTCAGAGCATGACGGAGACGTGGCAGTCGTCGTACAGGACGCTCGTCCTCGGCGACGGGAAGGGCTCCGACTCGTATGGCTACGACTTCCGGGTCGTAACACCGGACAAGACTCTGCTCATCGAGGTCAAGGCAAGCCTCTCCGACGACTCGCAGTTCCAGTTGGGCGAGTCCGAGGTCCGACGTGCGCAGGACCTTCAGCCGGGCGAGGAGTACCGCATCGTCTTCGTACCGTTCGCTGGAGAACCGACTCTTGCGCGGCTGATTCCACTCCCGAACCCCTTCGCCGCCGGCGGGCTCCAGCGGTACCGAGTACTCGGCCGAGCTCTTCGTCTTCGGTTTGCGCTGGACCTCGGCGAGTGA
- a CDS encoding HNH endonuclease, whose protein sequence is MSCQADDCPDRSLLWGLCAYHAALAHAATLPACEASCGRTVFSGLRCHVHTRAQYRRHLPPRTDEQIEEELVGSRLLRALHRWRERKWHHGRAGQALAPVYRDGYPNRLLATLLALLWDGQCHLCGGPLNADTPAGHPLALTVDHVRPRAAGGVHVVSNLAPAHLVCNIAKGDRALARHARVRVPSGRLRGARKAAVVRRDWYGRRVIARRQWS, encoded by the coding sequence ATGAGCTGCCAAGCCGACGACTGCCCCGACCGCTCGCTCCTCTGGGGCCTCTGCGCTTATCACGCTGCCCTCGCTCATGCGGCAACGCTCCCGGCCTGTGAAGCCTCGTGCGGCCGAACGGTCTTCTCCGGCCTCCGCTGTCACGTACACACCCGGGCTCAATACCGCCGCCATCTGCCGCCCCGCACGGACGAACAGATCGAGGAGGAGCTCGTCGGCTCCCGCCTACTTCGGGCTCTACATCGGTGGCGGGAGAGGAAGTGGCACCACGGTCGCGCGGGACAGGCGCTGGCGCCCGTGTACCGCGACGGGTATCCGAACCGGCTCCTCGCGACGCTCCTCGCCCTCCTGTGGGACGGGCAATGCCATCTCTGCGGAGGGCCTCTGAACGCCGACACGCCAGCAGGGCACCCGCTTGCCCTAACGGTGGACCATGTGCGCCCACGAGCGGCGGGAGGAGTGCACGTCGTCAGCAATCTCGCGCCCGCGCACCTCGTCTGCAACATCGCCAAGGGCGACCGGGCGTTAGCGAGGCACGCGCGAGTTCGAGTGCCCTCCGGACGACTGCGAGGAGCTCGCAAGGCAGCAGTGGTACGCCGAGACTGGTACGGACGACGTGTCATCGCGCGAAGACAGTGGAGCTGA
- the mobF gene encoding MobF family relaxase, with translation MTMHRLTAGSGYQYLMRTTASGDCDRPAASDLTTYYTASGNPAGRWYGRGLVGLAGGGPGEGAQVTEEQMANLYGEGKDPQTGTSLGRPYPRRTPAAERIAKQVAALPADLTGEAREAAVATITRVELAKRTATAVAGFDLTFTATKSVSTLWAVADDGTRAALLAAHRAAVGQALAFLEDTAAFTRTGTAGCRQHQVAGLIAAGFDHWDSRAGDPNLHTHLVVANKVQGPGGAWLSVDSRALHHAVVMVSELYDDLLADEVARRLPVRFGWRHRGPRRSPAFELDGVDDALMTEFSSRATQIDEAMTGVLAEFYATHGRGPNRIEIVRLRQQVTRSVRPKKHVTPLADLMTLWRARATERSGKTPAELTAAVLRVSRAAPLGCDRIPASVIGRLAEHTLEQVMTRRSTWTRWNVMAEAARATRAIRMTGPADRVALLERVTDAALRSCTSLQAPDPLVVPARYTRPDGTSQFTRVDEGRYTHHKVLDAEARLLNAATRDADAPTTAPWLAKAVTSRPIHRTDGRTVTLAPDQATAVEHITGSTRLLNVLVGPAGTGKTTTLAALKAVWEQGHGRGSVVGLAPSATAAAELGHALGIACENTAKWLYESTGPGAQRRTELLARLHIERISATGIDHRTRLRTIDTAITTLTAQSDRFRLRTGQLLIVDEASLAGTFALDALTSQASEAGAKVLLVGDHKQLSAVDAGGAFHLLAERGRPATLTSLWRFTHPWEAAATLRLRAGDARAIDDYADHGRISAGPAEAMCEDAYTAWQTDTERGASAILIASDSRTVDVLNTRAHNDRVTDGLVTATGVTTSTGTEVGVGDHVITRANDRRLRTPNGHVRNGDLWQVTAIAPDGALTVVPLSRRDRAASAQADDVVLPAAYAANHVDLGYATTTHRAQGVTVDRAHVLAAPGMFRENLYVAMTRGRHDNHAYVALDTIDAACDYPPEHQISQGGRDALEAILTATGSELSATETIAASQDEAASPRRLLPIRHTLLADAAAEHWGAVFPTVGLTAEQCDQIATSPARGPLLTALERGRALGHPMNEVLAGLVAARPLDGPHPAAETAAALHHRVHEWLRTHTEDPADVAITADADDISTDIGALLDQVDELLAERADALGSASFGSRSNVDPAREGYVPAYRPTTVDPVCGAASERSVTL, from the coding sequence ATGACGATGCACCGCCTGACCGCGGGCAGTGGCTACCAGTACCTGATGCGCACAACCGCGTCGGGGGACTGCGACCGTCCGGCGGCGTCGGACCTGACGACGTACTACACGGCTTCGGGGAACCCGGCCGGTCGCTGGTACGGGCGTGGGCTCGTGGGGCTCGCCGGCGGCGGTCCGGGCGAGGGTGCCCAGGTCACGGAGGAGCAGATGGCGAACCTGTATGGGGAGGGCAAGGACCCGCAGACCGGCACTTCGCTCGGCCGCCCGTACCCGAGGCGCACTCCCGCGGCGGAGCGGATCGCCAAGCAGGTCGCCGCCCTTCCGGCCGACCTCACCGGGGAAGCCCGCGAGGCCGCGGTAGCGACCATCACGCGCGTCGAGCTCGCCAAGCGCACGGCCACCGCGGTCGCGGGCTTCGACCTGACCTTCACCGCGACGAAGTCCGTCTCCACCCTTTGGGCGGTGGCCGACGACGGCACGCGCGCCGCGCTCCTCGCGGCGCACCGGGCCGCCGTGGGGCAGGCGCTCGCGTTCCTGGAGGACACCGCCGCGTTCACGCGCACGGGCACCGCCGGCTGCCGCCAGCACCAGGTTGCCGGGCTCATCGCGGCCGGCTTCGACCATTGGGACTCCCGCGCCGGGGACCCGAACCTGCACACGCATCTCGTCGTGGCGAACAAGGTCCAGGGCCCGGGCGGCGCCTGGTTGTCGGTGGACTCACGGGCCCTGCATCACGCCGTCGTGATGGTCTCCGAGCTGTATGACGACCTGCTGGCCGACGAGGTCGCCCGTCGCCTGCCGGTTCGGTTCGGGTGGCGTCATCGCGGCCCGCGCCGCTCGCCGGCGTTCGAGCTCGACGGCGTCGATGACGCGCTGATGACGGAGTTCTCCAGTCGCGCGACGCAGATAGACGAGGCGATGACGGGCGTGCTCGCCGAGTTCTACGCGACCCACGGGCGCGGCCCGAACCGCATCGAGATCGTCCGGCTGCGCCAGCAGGTGACCCGTTCGGTCCGGCCGAAGAAGCACGTCACGCCCCTGGCCGACCTGATGACGCTATGGCGCGCCCGCGCCACGGAACGCTCCGGCAAGACGCCCGCAGAGCTCACCGCCGCGGTGCTCAGGGTGTCCCGGGCCGCGCCGCTGGGATGTGATCGCATTCCCGCGTCCGTCATCGGCCGGCTCGCCGAGCACACGCTCGAGCAGGTGATGACGCGGCGTTCGACTTGGACCCGGTGGAACGTCATGGCCGAGGCAGCCCGCGCCACCCGGGCGATCCGCATGACCGGCCCAGCCGACCGCGTCGCGCTGCTCGAGCGCGTCACCGACGCCGCGCTGCGCTCCTGCACGAGCCTGCAGGCACCCGACCCGCTCGTCGTCCCCGCCCGCTACACCCGACCCGACGGCACCTCGCAGTTCACCAGGGTCGACGAGGGCCGCTACACCCACCACAAGGTGCTCGACGCCGAAGCCCGCCTCCTGAATGCCGCCACCCGCGATGCTGACGCGCCTACGACCGCCCCGTGGCTCGCCAAGGCCGTCACCTCCCGGCCGATCCACCGCACCGACGGCCGCACCGTCACCCTCGCGCCGGACCAGGCGACCGCCGTCGAGCACATCACCGGCTCGACCCGACTCCTCAACGTCCTCGTCGGACCCGCGGGCACCGGCAAGACCACAACCCTCGCCGCCCTCAAGGCCGTGTGGGAGCAGGGCCACGGACGTGGCAGCGTCGTCGGACTCGCCCCGTCCGCCACTGCGGCTGCCGAGCTCGGCCACGCCCTCGGGATCGCGTGCGAGAACACGGCCAAGTGGCTCTACGAGTCCACCGGCCCCGGCGCCCAGCGGCGCACCGAACTGCTGGCCCGCCTCCACATCGAGCGCATCAGCGCCACCGGGATCGACCACCGGACGCGGCTGCGCACCATCGACACCGCCATTACCACCCTGACCGCTCAGAGCGACCGGTTCAGGCTCCGGACGGGCCAGCTCCTGATCGTCGACGAGGCATCACTCGCCGGCACCTTCGCACTCGACGCCCTCACATCCCAGGCGAGCGAAGCCGGCGCGAAGGTGCTGCTCGTCGGTGACCACAAGCAGCTCTCCGCCGTCGACGCCGGCGGCGCGTTCCACCTCCTGGCCGAGCGCGGACGCCCAGCCACGCTGACCTCGCTGTGGCGCTTCACCCATCCGTGGGAGGCCGCCGCGACCCTGCGCCTGCGTGCAGGCGACGCCCGCGCGATCGACGACTACGCCGACCACGGCCGGATCAGCGCCGGCCCCGCCGAAGCCATGTGCGAGGACGCCTACACCGCCTGGCAGACCGACACCGAACGCGGGGCCAGTGCCATCCTCATCGCCTCCGACTCACGCACAGTCGACGTCCTGAACACCCGCGCCCACAACGACCGCGTCACCGACGGCCTCGTCACGGCCACGGGGGTCACCACCAGCACCGGCACCGAGGTCGGCGTCGGGGACCACGTCATCACGCGAGCCAACGACCGGCGCCTGCGCACACCCAACGGGCACGTCCGCAACGGCGACCTGTGGCAGGTCACGGCGATCGCACCCGACGGTGCCCTGACCGTCGTGCCGCTCTCCCGCCGGGATCGCGCAGCGAGCGCGCAGGCGGACGATGTCGTCCTCCCCGCTGCCTACGCCGCCAATCACGTCGACCTCGGCTACGCGACCACCACACACCGCGCCCAGGGGGTCACGGTCGACCGTGCCCATGTGCTCGCCGCTCCCGGCATGTTCCGAGAGAACCTCTACGTCGCCATGACCCGAGGACGCCACGACAACCACGCCTACGTCGCCCTCGACACCATCGACGCCGCCTGCGACTACCCGCCCGAGCACCAGATCTCCCAGGGTGGCCGCGATGCGCTCGAAGCCATCCTCACGGCGACGGGTAGTGAGCTTTCCGCGACGGAGACGATCGCGGCCTCGCAGGACGAAGCGGCCTCGCCCAGGCGCTTGCTGCCCATCCGGCACACACTCCTCGCCGACGCGGCAGCCGAGCACTGGGGCGCCGTGTTCCCAACCGTCGGGCTGACGGCGGAGCAGTGCGACCAGATCGCGACATCGCCCGCCCGCGGGCCGCTCCTCACGGCCCTTGAGCGGGGCCGCGCGCTCGGCCACCCGATGAACGAGGTCCTCGCGGGTCTCGTCGCAGCCCGGCCCCTCGACGGACCACACCCGGCGGCCGAGACCGCAGCGGCGCTCCACCACCGCGTGCACGAGTGGCTACGGACGCACACGGAAGACCCGGCTGACGTGGCGATCACCGCCGACGCCGATGACATCTCGACGGACATCGGCGCACTGCTCGACCAGGTTGACGAGCTCCTCGCCGAGCGTGCCGACGCCCTGGGTTCGGCGTCGTTCGGCAGCCGCAGCAACGTCGACCCGGCGCGGGAGGGCTACGTGCCCGCCTACCGGCCGACGACGGTTGATCCGGTGTGCGGAGCGGCAAGCGAGAGGAGCGTGACCCTGTGA
- a CDS encoding ArdC-like ssDNA-binding domain-containing protein encodes MVVSRQPDVGTREDRLEALHRQLIDAVEKLSTSEGWARMLQAAARFHDYSPSNVLLISAQRPDATRVAGIRTWNSLGRRVKRGQHGIAILAPCVYPAPPGASSEESAVEAGAMPPAEPSGSAGPARHLRGFRVVHVFDVTQTEGEPLAEVPPVQLAGAAPEGLWEHLTSLAGADGYRIERGPCRKGTMGYTDFTARTVRVRDDVDGAQAVKTLAHELGHIRADHEHRFPDYAASRACRGRAEVEAESIAYLITAQAGADSTAYSVPYLAGWSGGASEVLRESMTLVLAVARETFHPASDYRSTIQSDPAQALVSERIEPESVPAVALA; translated from the coding sequence ATGGTCGTGTCCAGGCAGCCCGACGTCGGTACGAGGGAGGACCGGCTCGAAGCTCTCCACCGGCAACTCATCGATGCGGTCGAGAAGCTCTCCACCTCCGAAGGGTGGGCACGGATGCTCCAAGCCGCGGCCCGCTTCCACGACTACTCCCCGTCGAACGTCCTCCTGATCAGCGCACAGCGACCCGACGCCACCCGCGTGGCCGGCATCCGCACCTGGAACTCCCTCGGCCGGCGCGTCAAGCGGGGGCAGCACGGCATCGCCATCCTGGCCCCGTGCGTCTACCCCGCTCCCCCCGGTGCCTCGAGCGAGGAGTCAGCGGTCGAAGCCGGAGCGATGCCGCCTGCCGAGCCTTCGGGGTCGGCCGGGCCGGCCAGGCATCTCCGCGGTTTCCGGGTCGTGCATGTCTTCGACGTTACTCAGACGGAGGGCGAGCCTCTCGCGGAGGTCCCGCCGGTTCAACTCGCGGGCGCCGCACCGGAGGGGCTCTGGGAGCACCTCACTTCTCTCGCGGGGGCCGATGGCTACCGGATCGAACGAGGCCCATGCCGCAAGGGCACGATGGGTTACACCGACTTCACGGCGAGGACCGTCCGCGTACGGGACGACGTCGATGGTGCCCAAGCGGTCAAGACCCTCGCCCATGAACTCGGACACATCCGCGCCGACCACGAGCACCGCTTCCCCGACTATGCCGCCTCTCGGGCCTGCCGCGGGCGGGCCGAAGTTGAGGCAGAGTCGATCGCCTACCTCATCACCGCACAAGCAGGTGCCGACTCCACCGCCTACTCGGTCCCGTACCTCGCGGGCTGGTCCGGCGGCGCGTCCGAGGTGTTGCGCGAGTCGATGACCCTGGTTCTCGCCGTCGCACGCGAGACCTTCCACCCGGCGTCCGACTATCGCTCGACGATCCAATCCGATCCAGCGCAAGCACTAGTCTCGGAACGCATCGAACCGGAGAGCGTCCCGGCGGTTGCACTCGCGTGA